The following proteins come from a genomic window of Zestosphaera sp.:
- a CDS encoding GTPase: protein MPTNLPAEAKAKWVKYLEARSTEEKIEALEEFLSAVPKHKGTENLVAWARRKLSELRKELEEKKSRRSGSGGPTFFIEKEGAAQVVVLGFPSSGKSSVLRALTNARPEVGRVPFTTKLPVPGMMTYEDVQIQLIDTPAFVEGLSKGAVWWGTRLLGLARNADGLLIVLDASNNPIRQLEIIAKELTDSGIYLVRPRGQVHIIRGRSIQGVRIVVNGKLIGCTADDVRRLLESYRLYNSEVRIVGEVTLDEVERAIFEKTTYKPSLVLLNKVDLVAEDQITSLTEELKRVVPGVNVVPVSAILMKGFENVPYLVFKMLNLIRVYTKEPNSDTHSPKPLILKEGSTLEDAVREIREEFLKFFKYARVWGPSAKYPGEKVGLSHKLMDKDIIEIRTTIKGI from the coding sequence GTGCCGACTAATTTACCTGCTGAAGCTAAGGCTAAGTGGGTGAAGTATTTAGAGGCTAGAAGTACTGAGGAGAAGATAGAAGCTTTAGAAGAGTTTCTATCTGCTGTCCCTAAGCACAAAGGTACTGAGAATCTAGTCGCGTGGGCTAGGAGGAAGCTCTCAGAACTCAGGAAAGAACTTGAAGAAAAGAAGTCTAGGAGAAGTGGTAGTGGGGGTCCTACATTCTTCATAGAGAAGGAGGGCGCTGCTCAGGTAGTTGTTCTGGGCTTCCCGTCCTCTGGAAAAAGTTCTGTACTTAGAGCGTTAACTAATGCTAGGCCTGAAGTAGGCCGGGTGCCCTTCACTACTAAGCTACCTGTTCCGGGAATGATGACATACGAGGACGTTCAAATACAGTTGATAGATACTCCGGCATTTGTTGAGGGTCTTTCAAAAGGTGCTGTATGGTGGGGGACTAGATTACTAGGTCTCGCTAGAAACGCTGATGGTCTCTTAATAGTTCTTGACGCCTCGAACAATCCTATAAGACAGCTGGAAATCATAGCTAAAGAATTAACTGACTCAGGTATTTACCTAGTAAGGCCTAGAGGTCAAGTACACATAATTAGGGGGAGGAGTATTCAGGGAGTTAGAATAGTAGTAAACGGTAAGCTAATTGGGTGTACGGCTGATGACGTGAGGAGACTGCTCGAGAGTTACAGGCTCTACAACTCCGAGGTCAGGATAGTAGGTGAAGTAACTCTAGATGAGGTAGAGAGAGCTATTTTTGAGAAGACTACATACAAGCCCTCACTAGTACTGTTAAATAAAGTAGATCTTGTCGCAGAAGACCAAATAACTTCGCTAACGGAAGAATTAAAGAGAGTAGTTCCCGGAGTCAACGTAGTTCCTGTTTCCGCGATACTTATGAAGGGTTTCGAGAACGTTCCTTACTTAGTTTTCAAGATGCTCAACTTAATAAGAGTTTACACTAAAGAACCTAACTCAGATACTCACTCTCCAAAGCCTTTAATCCTTAAAGAAGGCTCAACACTCGAGGATGCTGTGAGAGAGATACGTGAAGAATTCTTAAAGTTTTTTAAGTACGCAAGGGTCTGGGGTCCCTCAGCTAAATACCCTGGCGAGAAAGTAGGTCTTTCTCACAAGTTAATGGATAAAGACATAATTGAGATAAGAACAACTATTAAAGGTATCTGA